The DNA window TTTCTGCTTGGATATGGGGTCGTCCTGTAACCTCGTGAAATTGCGCCGGTGTTAATCTCGAACGGGATATTATATTTCATCAGCGAGTCTACTGCGTTAAAGGCTGCATTCTCATAACGCGCGTTATTCTCGTCAAAAATTTTGTGAAGCTCGTTAAATTTCGTGAGTAAATCAAAGTGTCCGATTATATTTGCGTGAGTCTTGTTCACGACATCAGCAACGAGAGAAAAATATTTTTCTGCCAATGAGTAAACGTCATCGCCCAATTCATGAATCAAAATATTTAACTTTTCCGGTGTGCTGTCGACGTGATGAAATTTCCCGCCGATATTTATATAATGCACCGAGCCTATCACGAAATCATAATCATTCACGGGCATATCTGAATAATATTCCTGTTCGATTCCGCAAAAAATTTCGATTTTGGATTTATATTCGTGCTTGAGCCTGTTAATTTCGCGTTTATATTTTTCTGTAGAGTCGGGACTCATGCAGGGTTCCTCGTCAAACGGCGTGTAAGAATGCCCGGAGAAACCGATTTTGTTCATGCCGAGAGAAATTGCGCGCAAAACTATATCTTCGGGCTTGTCCTTTCCGTCGCAAAAACATGTATGCACGTGAAAATCGCATTTAATCATGATCTCATAGTCTCCTGTTTGACTTTCTTGTCTATTACGTGGCGTGAGGCTAACTCCTTTATAATTTCTGGAATCTCTATATTCATTTCTGCCATTAATACGAGCATGTGATAAATCAAGTCGGAAATTTCGTAAATGGCCTCGCGTTTGTCGTTCTTTGCAGCGATAATAACTTCAGAGCTTTCCTCGCCGATTTTCTTTAGAATCTTGTCAAGCCCCTTATCGAATAAATACGAGGTGTAAGAGCCTTCAACTTTTTGCGACTTGCGAGCTTTAATTAATTCCATGAGTCCGCAGATAGTAAATTTTTCGTGCTGTTCATTCTCGCGAGTCATTAAATCATCAACAAAACACGATTTATTGCCTAAATGACATGCAGGGCCGTCGGGTTTGACGTAAATTAACAGTGTATCACGGTCGCAATCGGCCTTAATTTCTCGTATGTGCTGATAATTTCCGCTGGTCTCGCCTTTGAGCCATAATTTTTTGCGCGAACGACTCCAGAAGCACGCCAATTTTTTATCAAGCGATATTTGCAGGCTTTCACGGTTCATGTAAGCAAGCATTAAAACATCGCCGGAGTCATCGTCAATTAAGATAGCCGGGATTAATCCATCAGAGTCAAATTTTAATTCGTTTATATTCAACATTTTATGACCTCACAATAAATATTTATACTTCATAACACTTTTAACGCTATAACAGCAAAGTCAAAGTCAAAACCTTATCGGTTGCTCCCGTTGGTCTCAGCAAAAGTTTTTACAGCTATTCAAGTGCGTTAAACATATTCTTTCTTGAGAATCATCGGCGTTACAATCGAGCTTACAAGAATCATCAATATTACAGCCGTGAAATAATCAGCCGTCAGCAATCCTATAGCCAACCCCTTTTGAGCCGTTATAAGTGCTACTTCTCCGCGAGTCATCATGCCTGTACCGATTTTAAGAGAGTCGCCGGAATTGAATCCCATAAGCCTCGCACAACCTCCGCAGCCGATAACTTTCGAAATTAGCGCAATTATAACAAAACAAATACTGAACATCAGAAGACGCGCGTCCATACTGCTAAAACTCGTCTTAAGGCCTATGCCAGCAAAGAAAATAGGAGCAAATATCATGTACGAGCTAATATCTATACGGCGTGCAACATAATTACTGTCTGCTATATTGCATAAAATTACTCCTGCAACGTATGCGCCGGTAATGTCAGCGATTCCAAAATAAGTTTCCGACACATAAGCAAGAATAAAACAATAACAAAGACTTATTATAGGAATACGCCTTGTGTGTGAATAAATATTATCAAGCCATGACATAAATTTATAGACTATGAAGCCCGTTATAATCGTACCTGCAAAAAAGGCCGCAACCTTTAATAGAACACTTGACACAGTTTCAGTCTCACCATGACCGCTTAAACCCGTTACAATCGTCAATAAAATTATTCCGAGAACGTCATCAATAATTGCTGCACTTACAATCGTAGTCCCGACTGTATCTGATAATTTGCCTAGCTCCTTTAATACTGCAACAGTAATACTCACTGATGTAGCCGACATAATTGTCCCGATAAATAATCCCTTCATGAAACGTGGCGCGTCAAAACCGTAAAACGACATAAATAAAATCGTACCCATTATTAACGGCACAATTACACCACCACAGGCAATAAATATAGCTTTCAAACCTGATTTCTTGAGTTCCTGCAGATTAGTGCTGAGTCCGGCCTCGAACATAAGCATAATAACGCCTAATTCTGCCATAATATTTAGGAAGTCAGACTCCTTCACAACGCCCAACACAGCAGAACCGACTACAAGCCCCGCTAAAATTTCCCCGACGACTTCAGGCACGCCGAATTTCCTTCCGATTACGCTAAAAATTTTTGCAGCAAATAAAATAATCGCCAAATCCAGCAAATATTGAATACTGTTCATTTATTTATCACCTTTTTATAATCTAACAGGAATATTTTCCGCGAACATTGCAGATTTCAAATCTTTTATTGCAACCTCGCCGAAATGAAATATTGACGCAGCTAAACCCGCATCAACTTTCGGAAGAGTCTTAAAAAGTGTAATAAAGTCTTCAATACAGCCTGCACCGCCCGAAGCTATAACAGGAACGCTCACAGACTCACAGACAGCAGCAAGCATTTCGAGATCAAAACCTTTTTTCACGCCGTCAGTGTCAATAGAATTTAATACGACCTCGCCCGCGCCTTTGTCAACACAATTTTTTATCCAGCTTATAGCCTCAAGTCCTGTATCATCACGGCCGCCCCGCGCGAAAACATGAAATTGACCGCCGACTCTCTTAACGTCAGCAGAAATTACAACGCATTGAGAGCCATACAATTTTGCAGCTTCAGGAATTAAACCGGGATTCTTTATTGCGCCGGTATTGACACTAACTTTATCAGCTCCGCACGATAAAACCCGCTCGAAGTCCTGAACACTTGAGATTCCTCCGCCTACTGTCAACGGGATAAAAACGTTTCTAGCTGTCTCACGCAAAATATCAGTAAAAATTTTTCTGCCGTCTGATGAAGCCGTAATATCATAAAAAACTAGCTCGTCAGCTCCGTTATCGCTATAAAATTTTGCAAGTTCAACGGGTGAATCAACGTCATTCAAGCCCTGAAAATTTACGCCCTTCACGACTCGCCCGTTTTTAACGTCAAGACATGGGATTATTCGCTTTGTAATCATTTTATTGCTGCCGCCTCGATTGCTTGTGATAGATTTATTGCTCCGGTGTAGTAAGCCTTGCCGATTATTGCTCCGTAGAGATTCATTTTTGCGAGCGAGATAACATCATCAAGGGTGCTGACTCCTCCTGAAGCTGTTATATTCATGTGAAATTTCGCGCTTAGATTCTCGTATAATTTGCGGTTAGTGCCTTTCATTGCGCCGTCTCGTGATATGTCAGTGCAGATTATAAATTTTACTCCGAGCGAATCAAGTTCCGCACAGAAATTAAATGCGTCAAGACTCGTTTTTTCCTGCCATCCTTTGACAGCTACGAGACCATCACGAATATCAACACCAACTGCGATTTTGTCAGCACCGAAATTTTTTATTGCCTGAACTAGTAAATTTTTGTCATTAACTGCTGAAGTTCCTAAAATTATTCTATCAATGCCGGAATTTATATAACGTTCAATAGTAAATAAATCTCTGATTCCTCCGCCTACCTCACATTTTAAGCCGGACTCTTTGCGAACATTTATAATGACATCAAAATTTTTTGTATCGCCCGTTTTAGCTCCTTCTAAATCGACTATATGAATCCATTCAGCACCCGAATCACGAAATTTTTTAGCAGTGTTTAAGGGATTAGAGTCATAAATTGTCATGTTCTCATAATCGCCCCGCAAGAGCCTCACTGCCTCGCCCTTGTACAAATCTATTGCAGGAAAAATTATCATTTATTGCACCTCACAGAACGCACGCAAAATATCAAGTCCGACCGAGCCGCTTTTTTCCGGATGAAATTGGACTCCGTAAATATTGCCTGATTGAATCGCTGCTGTTAAATCTGCGCCGTAATTTGTAGTCGCCGTAATAAATTTTTCATCGCACACCGCACAATATGAATGCACAAAATAAACGTGCTGCCCCTCGTGAGTGTTCGCAAAGACTCCGCCGGTTTTGTGCAAGTTTAAAGCGTTCCAGCCGATTTGGGGAATCTTGAGTCCTGCCGGTATAAATTCACCAATTGAACGAATCTCGCCGGGAATCAAATTTAATCCGTCATGCTCGCCGAACTCATAACTTTTTGTAACTAATAATTGCATACCTAAACAAATTCCGAGTAAAGGTTTTCCCGAATGAGCTTCATTTATTAACGGCTCTGCAAGTCCGGAGTCAAATAATTTTTCCGCAGCATCACCGAACGCGCCAACCCCCGGCAAAATTATACGTTCTGAGTCGTGCAAGTCTTGAGGATTTGACGTGATAATAACGTCCTGACCTATCGCCTTGAATGAGCTTGCAAGAGAAAATAAATTTCCTACACCATAATTTATAATTGCAATCATGAAATTTTTTCACAACCTTTCTAGCAAGATTATATATGAAGCTCTTAAATTCTCCGCAAAAATTTTTGCAAATAATCAAGTATAATTGCTATATTCACAAATGAAAGGAGTATTTAAATTTTGCTGCCGGATCCTAATAAAGTTTTCCCGATAAGCGGCTACAATAACGAAATTTATATCAAGCCTACTATCACAAATAAAAATATAATCGTCGGTGAATTTTCGTATATTGCTGACTCAGATTTTGAGAGTCATGTTACGCACTTATATGATTTTATCGGCGATAAATTAATAATCGGTAAATTTTGTCAGATTGCTTCAGGAGTAGAATTTATAATGAACGGCGCGAATCATCAAATAAATTCTATAACGACATTCCCATTTTACACGTTAGAGGGCTGGCACATGAGTCCCCCTGATTTAAAAAATTTACCGCTCAAGGGAGATACGGTCATAAATAATGACGTTTGGATCGGACAAAATGCTGTTATTCTTCCCGGAGTCAATATCGGCGACGGTGCAATTATCGGCGCAAATAGTGTAGTCGGCTGCGATGTTGCTCCTTATAGTGTAGTAATAGGCAATCCGGCGCGGGAAATTCGTAAACGTTTTGACGATGAATTAATTAATTTGCTGCTAAAATTTAAATGGTGGGACAAATCAATAACAGAAATTAACTCGTTGATTCCTGTCTTGACGAGTCCTGACTTGGAACGGGTAAAGGCTCATATAAAAAATTATTTATACGGAGGTAATGAAAATTTAAATGATTCTCAATCCTGACGAAATCGAACGCGAAAGTATGCGAATTATAGAGATTCTCATATCAGGCAAGTATTCGGGTTCAAGTGAAAATTTACCAGTAATTAAACGCGTCATCCATGCAACGGCAGATTTTGACTTTCTCGAAACTCTATATTTTTCCGAAAATGTAATCTCAAAGGCTCATGACGCAATTTTATCCGGCACTCCCATAATTACAGATACAAATATGTTAAAGGCCGGAATTAGCAAGACTTTCACGCAAAAATTTGGGATAAATATAATCTGTCATGTAAACGAGCCTGAGACTCAAGAAAGCGCGCAAAAATTGAATCTCTCACGCTCAATAATCAATATAGAACGCGCAGTAAAAGATTTTCCCCGTGCAATTTACGCGATAGGCAATGCTCCGACGGCCTTAATAAAATTGTGTGAACTCATAAACGAAGGACTCGCATATCCCGCACTTATAATCGGAGTCCCGGTCGGCTTTGTGAACGTCATCGAAGCTAAAGAAATGCTCGCAGATTTAGTGAACGTTCCCCGAATTATCGCAAACGGACGCAAGGGAGGAAGCTCCGTCGCTTGTGCAATAGTCAACGCCCTGTTATATTCGGCATAACAACGGGAACATGTGCAGCAGGTGCAGCAAAGGCCGCAGCAATCTTTGAGTCAACGCAAAAAGTTTCTGAAAGCGTAATAATTCATAATCTCGACGGACTCGAATTTAAGCTGAACACTTTCAGGCACGACGCACATTTTTTCGGCGTACAAAAATTTTCAGGCGATGACAAGTGCGACATTACTGACGGAATAAAAATTTTAGCCCGCGTTGATATTCTTGACGACTTCAACAGATTTATTTTTACGGCAGGAGAAGGAGTCGGAGTCGTAACTCTCCCCGGCTTGAAAGTTCCCCCCGGCGAACCCGCAATTAATCCAGTTCCGCGCAAAATGATAGAATTTGCAGTACGTGAAATTATTCCGCGCAGATCCGTTAATGTTACAATTGCAATCCCCGACGGTGAAAAAATTGCGCAGAAAACTTTTAATCCAAGACTCGGAATTTACGGCGGACTCTCGATTTTAGGCACAACCGGACTCGTTAAGCCCATGAACGAACGCGCATTATTGGAGTCTCTCACTCTTGAACTTAATATGATTCGTTCACTTGGATTTGACGAGATTTACATAACTTTTGCGAATACAGGCGAGAAGGCTTTACGCAAAATTTTTAGTGTTACAGGCAGAAATATAATTCAATCAGGAAATTATATCGGTCATGTTCTCGACGAGTCAGCTAGATTAAATTTTTCGCGCGCAATAATCTGCGGTCATCCCGGAAAATTATTAAAAGTTGCAGCAGGTTCATTCAACACTCATAATAAAATTTCTGACGGGAGGCTCGAAGCTCTTTGCACTCAATTAGCTTTAACGGGGGCAAATCACGAAATTATTTCACGAGTCTATCACAGCAACACGACCAATGAAGCAATAAATATAATCAGTGAGTCAGGTTATAATAACGTCTGGCAGAATTTAGCAGCAGTAACCGCAAAAAAATGCGCTGAACGAGTGAATAATAAACTAGAAATTTTTGCATATTTTATCGACAATGACGGGAGATTATTATAAATGCTTACTATTGCCGGAGCAGGTACGGGAGAAATTATTAACTCAGTCAAGAAGGCCATAAACGAGTCTGATATTATATTTGCTCATGAAAGATTTAAATATTTAGTCCCGGCAGATAAAAAGTTTATCCCGCTCAAAAATTTTAGTGAAATATTTAATATAATCGAGTCAGAGTCAGGAAATAAATTAATTCTCGTCTCAGGAGATCCCGGAATTTACAGCCTTTTACCGCTCGTGAAGAAAAAATTTAGCGATATTCGAGTCATTCCCGGTATAAGCTCACTTCAAGTAATATGCGCTCATGCGTGCGAATCATGGCAGGACGCGAAAATTTTATCAGGTCATGGCCGTAAACTTAAATCAGCAACTTTCTTGAACATAATCGAACGCTCAAGACTCGTTATTTTATTTTGCGACGAAAATATTTCTCCTGAATGGGCATGTAAGAATTTAGCAGATTTCAGAGAGCTTGATATTTTTATCGGTGAGAGACTCGGAAGCAGCGAAGAAAAAATTTATTCAGGCACTCCGAAAGATTTCATGACTCGAAAATTTTTGCAGCCTTCTATAATTCTTATACGCAACAAAAATATTTATGAGCCGTTAAAGCTGTGTGATAAAAACTTTTTGCGCGAGTCAGGGATTCACATAACGAACGAAAATATAAGATCTATAATTCTTGACAAATTAGCGCTGAGTCAAGACTCGATTTTATGGGACATCGGCGCAGGTTCAGGAAGTATAAGCGTTACAGCAGCTCACAAATTTATTTACAGTGAAGTTCACGCAATAGAGTGTAAATCTCAGGCAGCAAAATTAATTTCCCGCAATGCACAAAAATTTCATGTTCATAATATTTGCGTTCATGAAGGCCGAGCGCTTGAAGTGATAAAAAATTTACCTGCACCGACCCACGTTTTTATCGGAGGCAGCAAGGGCGAATTAACCGGCATTCTTAAATATTTATCGGGGCTGAAAATTTCTATAAGACTCGTGATTGAGTGTGTAACCCTTGAGACTTTGTGCTGTGCATTTGACTTCATGAAGGAATATAAAAATTTCGAGATCACCCAAGCAGCAATTAACACATCAAAGAATATTTCAAATTCTATAACTCTTATGAAAGCTCACTCACCAGTAAATATTTTGTGTGCTGATGTGAATTAAATTTTTGTATGTTCGCGCCAGACGTGTTTTATGCTACGACCAACGGGAGCAGCCAACGCCACTCAGACGGCAGGTTTTAATCTTTTGACTTTGCATGTATAGATTTAAAGTGTTTGCAGTATATCAGCGTAAAATTTTCTCGTGAGTCATCGCAAATTATCAGCGCAAAATTTGAGGCATTAATAAAAATTTTTTCTCTGTGAGTCATTGCAATAAGTGCAGAAAAATTAATTTTTTGTAGTTGTAAATGTAGTTGTAAAATTCTCGTCTTTCGTCAAACATTGAGTGAAAATTTTTCTGTGAATATTATAGCAGTCCCACTTGAATACTTGCAAAATATTTATAGTCAGCACACTTTAATAGCAGTAAAAATTTTTTGTGTCAGCTCTGCAAATTATCTCATACATATTTATGCAGCTATTAACGCACACGGCATCGGTTATAAAAAGTTTTACTTATGACTTTACTTGCGTCGACTCTAATATTAAATCCTCTCATAAATAATTATTTCGCGCATTAATAAAATTTATAAAAGTTTACTCGTAAAATAAATTCATGAAAAAATTTTACATTTTGCAAAATTAGTGTATAATATTCCGCGTTGAATTAAGAAATAAATATTTTATTACGGAGGTTCTAACATAATGAAAAAGTTTTTAGCAATTATTATGATGCTCGCGTTAAGTGCTGGTGTGTGCTTTGCTGAAGGACTCAATATTTCCAAGCCCGACCAGTTTGTAAATTACAAAATAGGAACTCAGAGAGGCACAATCGCAGAGGGTATCGCAAAAAAAATGCTCGGCGACAAAGCATCAAAGCAGCTTATCACTTATGAGAAAGCAACAGACGTTATTCAGGCGTTGAAGGTCGGAAAAATCGACTGCGCAATCATGGACGAGGCTCCCGCGCTGCAATTCAAGAAAAATGACCCTTCGAATCTTACAATTTTGCCGGACGCTTTGACAGTTGAGCAATATGCAATAGGATTCAAGCAGGGCAATAAAGAATTAGTCGAGCAGGTCAACAAAGCACTTGCACAGATTAAAGCCAGCGGACAACTTCAAGCAATCATGCTCAAGTACAAAGAAGACCCGATGTCAACCAAGCCAGAAGATATTGATTTACACGTCGGAGCTAAGGGCGGAAAATTAATCGTCGGCACTGAGTCAGGCTTCCCCCCCTATGATATTAAAGTCGGCGACGGTTACACCGGAATCGATATTGAAATGTGTGCATTAATCGCCGGGATTCTTGACAAAGAGCTTGTAATTATCGCTTACCCGTTCGACTCATTGTTCGCAGCAGTCAACAGCGGAAAAGTTGACATGATCTGCGCAGGAATTACAGTAAATGAAGAGAGAAAAATGTTTACAGATTTCTCTGACCCCTACGAGGACGCAAAACAGGTCGGAGTCGTTCTCACAAAGGATTATGCGCCCGCAAAATAGTTTCATCAGTCAGTCATAATTAACTAAAATTTTTCTGTCCCGGTTTTAACGAGCCGGGATTTTTTGTTATTATTTACTTGCAGGAGGTGTCATAAAAAATTGGTCGAACTCGGAATCTTAATTGTTGTAATTCTCGTAACGGGAGCAGGTTTAATCGCAGGTTATAAAGTCAGAGACAACGCAGATTTTCTCACGGGGGGCGGTAAATCTTCGACTCTTTTAGCTACGGGCGCGGTAGTCGGGACTCTCATAGGTTCGCAATCAACTTTAGGGACGGCTCAATTAGCATTTAATTTCGGGATTTCTGCTTGCTGGTTTACTGTCGGAACGGCTTTAGGTTGTCTTGCTATTGCGTTGCTTTATTGTGATAAATTACGTTATTCGGGCTGCACTACACAATTTCAAATTATTTCGCGCGAATATGGAAAATTAACCGAGAAGGCCGGCGCGATTTTGTGTACTACAGGAACATTTATAAGCATTCTCGCACAAGTTACGGCGTGCATAGGCTTTATGATGACTCTTTACCCGTCATTGAATTTATTTCAGGCTTCTTGCGTGAGTTCTTTATTAATTTGCTTATATATAATTTTCGGAGGGACATGGGGACTCGGTTTCGGAGGACTCATAAAGGTTGCATTAATTTATATCACGTGTGCGGCCTGTTTTGTGATTGCTTTAATGAATGCGGGCGGAGTTACAGGAATTTTTACGGGAGCAGAAAAATTTTTGCTTGATTCTAATATAGGAAGAGTACATAAAATTTTTAATCATTCAGATTTTGCAGCAAATTATTTGAATCTCACTGCTAGGGGATTTCACAAAGATTTAGGCTCGTGCGTGTCGTTGATTCTGGGGTTGTTGTCGACTCAGACGTACATGCAATTTATTCTTAGCGCAAGAGATTCGAGAAGTGCGAAATATAGTTTTTTATGGGGCTTGGCCTTAGTTCCTCCGGTTGGTGTTGCAGGAATATTTATCGGGCTTTACATGAGAGCAAATTATATAACTCTTGACGAATTAAAGACTCTCGTTTCTATGGGTTTGCAAATTCCTGATGTCCCTGTTCTTGTGAGTACGATACAAGTTTTCCCGGCCTTTATCGTTAGACATATTTCGCCGTTTTTCGGGGGCTTAATGATAGGGACTCTTTTTGTTACGGTTATTGGCGGTAGTTCGGGCTTATTGCTGGGAATTTCTGCGATTCTTGTAGAAGATGTCTTGACAGCGTTTAAATTTGTGAAGAGTCATAAATTGTTTTTCTCGCGTGCAATAATAATTTTCACGTTGATTATAGCGGCATTTATCGCAAATAATTTTACGGCCAGTGCAATAAATGATTTAGGTTTTCTCTCGATGACGTTGCGTGCGAGCGTTGTATTTATGCCGTTGACTTGTGCATTATGGCTGAAGAAAAGAATTTCGCGCAGATTTATTCTAGCTTCGATTATATTATCGCCGTTAATTGCAATTATGGGAGCGTTATTTAATTTCCCGTTAGAGCCTTTATATATTGGGATGAGTGTTTCTGTCTTGTGTTGTGTGATAGGCTTTTATAGTCAACGTACTTGATTCAGATCCTATGCAGTTAATTTATCGCGCGAATACGTTCGTTCTGCCCACCCACCCACCCGTTTATAAGGGGTAGCGCGAACACGCAAAAGCTTTCAGGCCATGAATGAATAATCTCGTAAAATATGTGCAAGTCATAAAGTTTTGCAGATATTGTATAATATAACGAAAATTTTTGCATTTATTGCAATCAACAAAGGAGAGTGTAATTTTCCATGCAAGGCATAATGGACACAATTATGTATTATAACGGGATAATAAACAGCTTTGTCTGGGGTGCTCCTGTTTTAATACTGCTCGTTGGAACGGGCGTTTATTTGACGCTTTTGCTTGGTCTTCCTCAGTTCCGTTATTTTTTCTCGGCATTATCAGAAGTCTTCAGCTTCAGGAAAAAATCCGGCGAGGATAAATCAATATCATCATTTGCGGCGATGGCTACTGCGATGGCTGCTACAGTCGGAACAGGTAACGTCGCAGGAGTTGCTACAGCTTTACACTTAGGCGGCCCCGGTGCAATGGTTTGGATGTTAATTTCTGCAATTTTTGGTATGTGCACGAAATTTTCAGAAGTTACTCTTGCAGTTCATTACAGACAGAAGGACGCTCACGGAGACTGGCGCGGAGGCACAATGTATATACTTGATAAGGGCGTTCGTGAGGTTATGGGACCCGGACTCGGTGCGTTTGTCGGTAAATTATTAGCGATTCTATTTGCAATTTTCGCGTTCTTAGCCTCATTTGGAATCGGTGCAGCAACTCAGGCAAACTCAGCGGCAGAAGCTATTTCAATGGGCTGGGGAGTCGATCACCTTTACACCGGAATTGCTATGGCCGTTCTTGTTGCACTTGTTATCATCGGCGGATTGCAGAGTCTTTCAACTGTTACAACTTTGATAGTTCCCTTCATGGCAATTTTCTATATCGCAGGTTCAGTATTTGTTCTTGTAACGAATGCTGAAGCAATACCCGGCGCAATTTCTAACGCACTTCACTTAGCATTCAGCAACCCTACAGAAACTCTGCCCGGAGCATTAGCAGGCTGGTGCGTCAAAGAAGCAGTGCAGAGAGGTATCGCAAGAGGCGTTTTCTCCAATGAAGCTGGTATGGGTTCTGCTCCTATGGTACACGCTACAGCAAGCGTTGAACATCCTGTGCAGCAGGGCTTTTACGGAATATTTGAAGTCTTCATGGACACGATCGTTATTTGTATGATGACAGCACTTGTTATCATGTCGACAGGGACTCTTACGGGATCTCCTGAACTTACCGGCGCGCAGTTGACGTTGAAAGCCTTTGAGAGCGCACTCGGAACGCCCGG is part of the Synergistaceae bacterium genome and encodes:
- the hisA gene encoding 1-(5-phosphoribosyl)-5-[(5-phosphoribosylamino)methylideneamino]imidazole-4-carboxamide isomerase; translation: MIIFPAIDLYKGEAVRLLRGDYENMTIYDSNPLNTAKKFRDSGAEWIHIVDLEGAKTGDTKNFDVIINVRKESGLKCEVGGGIRDLFTIERYINSGIDRIILGTSAVNDKNLLVQAIKNFGADKIAVGVDIRDGLVAVKGWQEKTSLDAFNFCAELDSLGVKFIICTDISRDGAMKGTNRKLYENLSAKFHMNITASGGVSTLDDVISLAKMNLYGAIIGKAYYTGAINLSQAIEAAAIK
- a CDS encoding bifunctional phosphoribosyl-AMP cyclohydrolase/phosphoribosyl-ATP diphosphatase HisIE; amino-acid sequence: MLNINELKFDSDGLIPAILIDDDSGDVLMLAYMNRESLQISLDKKLACFWSRSRKKLWLKGETSGNYQHIREIKADCDRDTLLIYVKPDGPACHLGNKSCFVDDLMTRENEQHEKFTICGLMELIKARKSQKVEGSYTSYLFDKGLDKILKKIGEESSEVIIAAKNDKREAIYEISDLIYHMLVLMAEMNIEIPEIIKELASRHVIDKKVKQETMRS
- a CDS encoding histidinol-phosphatase, translated to MIKCDFHVHTCFCDGKDKPEDIVLRAISLGMNKIGFSGHSYTPFDEEPCMSPDSTEKYKREINRLKHEYKSKIEIFCGIEQEYYSDMPVNDYDFVIGSVHYINIGGKFHHVDSTPEKLNILIHELGDDVYSLAEKYFSLVADVVNKTHANIIGHFDLLTKFNELHKIFDENNARYENAAFNAVDSLMKYNIPFEINTGAISRGYRTTPYPSRKILEYIAKKGGKVILSSDSHSKETILFKFDECEKLAKSLGLEVVSL
- the hisH gene encoding imidazole glycerol phosphate synthase subunit HisH, whose protein sequence is MIAIINYGVGNLFSLASSFKAIGQDVIITSNPQDLHDSERIILPGVGAFGDAAEKLFDSGLAEPLINEAHSGKPLLGICLGMQLLVTKSYEFGEHDGLNLIPGEIRSIGEFIPAGLKIPQIGWNALNLHKTGGVFANTHEGQHVYFVHSYCAVCDEKFITATTNYGADLTAAIQSGNIYGVQFHPEKSGSVGLDILRAFCEVQ
- the cbiD gene encoding cobalamin biosynthesis protein CbiD, translating into MCNSQRPVIFGITTGTCAAGAAKAAAIFESTQKVSESVIIHNLDGLEFKLNTFRHDAHFFGVQKFSGDDKCDITDGIKILARVDILDDFNRFIFTAGEGVGVVTLPGLKVPPGEPAINPVPRKMIEFAVREIIPRRSVNVTIAIPDGEKIAQKTFNPRLGIYGGLSILGTTGLVKPMNERALLESLTLELNMIRSLGFDEIYITFANTGEKALRKIFSVTGRNIIQSGNYIGHVLDESARLNFSRAIICGHPGKLLKVAAGSFNTHNKISDGRLEALCTQLALTGANHEIISRVYHSNTTNEAINIISESGYNNVWQNLAAVTAKKCAERVNNKLEIFAYFIDNDGRLL
- the cbiE gene encoding precorrin-6y C5,15-methyltransferase (decarboxylating) subunit CbiE yields the protein MLTIAGAGTGEIINSVKKAINESDIIFAHERFKYLVPADKKFIPLKNFSEIFNIIESESGNKLILVSGDPGIYSLLPLVKKKFSDIRVIPGISSLQVICAHACESWQDAKILSGHGRKLKSATFLNIIERSRLVILFCDENISPEWACKNLADFRELDIFIGERLGSSEEKIYSGTPKDFMTRKFLQPSIILIRNKNIYEPLKLCDKNFLRESGIHITNENIRSIILDKLALSQDSILWDIGAGSGSISVTAAHKFIYSEVHAIECKSQAAKLISRNAQKFHVHNICVHEGRALEVIKNLPAPTHVFIGGSKGELTGILKYLSGLKISIRLVIECVTLETLCCAFDFMKEYKNFEITQAAINTSKNISNSITLMKAHSPVNILCADVN
- a CDS encoding precorrin-8X methylmutase, encoding MILNPDEIERESMRIIEILISGKYSGSSENLPVIKRVIHATADFDFLETLYFSENVISKAHDAILSGTPIITDTNMLKAGISKTFTQKFGINIICHVNEPETQESAQKLNLSRSIINIERAVKDFPRAIYAIGNAPTALIKLCELINEGLAYPALIIGVPVGFVNVIEAKEMLADLVNVPRIIANGRKGGSSVACAIVNALLYSA
- a CDS encoding CatB-related O-acetyltransferase, whose product is MNGANHQINSITTFPFYTLEGWHMSPPDLKNLPLKGDTVINNDVWIGQNAVILPGVNIGDGAIIGANSVVGCDVAPYSVVIGNPAREIRKRFDDELINLLLKFKWWDKSITEINSLIPVLTSPDLERVKAHIKNYLYGGNENLNDSQS
- a CDS encoding cation:proton antiporter, which gives rise to MNSIQYLLDLAIILFAAKIFSVIGRKFGVPEVVGEILAGLVVGSAVLGVVKESDFLNIMAELGVIMLMFEAGLSTNLQELKKSGLKAIFIACGGVIVPLIMGTILFMSFYGFDAPRFMKGLFIGTIMSATSVSITVAVLKELGKLSDTVGTTIVSAAIIDDVLGIILLTIVTGLSGHGETETVSSVLLKVAAFFAGTIITGFIVYKFMSWLDNIYSHTRRIPIISLCYCFILAYVSETYFGIADITGAYVAGVILCNIADSNYVARRIDISSYMIFAPIFFAGIGLKTSFSSMDARLLMFSICFVIIALISKVIGCGGCARLMGFNSGDSLKIGTGMMTRGEVALITAQKGLAIGLLTADYFTAVILMILVSSIVTPMILKKEYV
- the hisF gene encoding imidazole glycerol phosphate synthase subunit HisF translates to MITKRIIPCLDVKNGRVVKGVNFQGLNDVDSPVELAKFYSDNGADELVFYDITASSDGRKIFTDILRETARNVFIPLTVGGGISSVQDFERVLSCGADKVSVNTGAIKNPGLIPEAAKLYGSQCVVISADVKRVGGQFHVFARGGRDDTGLEAISWIKNCVDKGAGEVVLNSIDTDGVKKGFDLEMLAAVCESVSVPVIASGGAGCIEDFITLFKTLPKVDAGLAASIFHFGEVAIKDLKSAMFAENIPVRL